The Besnoitia besnoiti strain Bb-Ger1 chromosome Unknown contig00014, whole genome shotgun sequence genome contains a region encoding:
- a CDS encoding uncharacterized protein (encoded by transcript BESB_025190): MVNRMGALVRTQWKMEDQVTYGCDIVASFVVRRRSSGGSPEEQPVEITAIINKLFPQAVSVPLKSRITKVATVVKRGDFVGLTPYGSVLYKLESLNSGPETLLEAFPIVVGPTGVSDSVKKETVQAMNMIRAATSGLSAYGIPLDLMMLKKASGIWCPSTYSDPAIIPNVFMRRLLLKTLREVLIDMAVEAATETPGRGPLHEARLCLTKQVNEAKMVSFNTRAARGRISIDTVFVSSNGAVHVQAQFPSEPAPALSVGAATAADQRPPQTSTGALRDSNEDVDAAADTALTSEVTFAIVLAQIWCPSRQFDEVAQEVVSYHQSKRQLSNEFFEKCAAVPNSIRDVIAEAAL, from the coding sequence ATGGTGAACAGGATGGGTGCCTTGGTCCGGACACAGTGGAAAATGGAAGACCAGGTTACGTATGGATGCGACATTGTAGCGTCTTTCGttgtgcgccgccgctcgagtGGCGGGTCGCCGGAAGAGCAGCCTGTAGAGATTACAGCCATTATCAACAAGTTGTTTCCTCAAGCAGTCAGCGTACCCTTGAAATCTAGAATCACTAAAGTTGCCACTGTTGTGAAAAGAGGCGACTTTGTGGGTCTCACTCCGTATGGCAGTGTACTGTATAAACTCGAGAGTCTCAACAGTGGGCCTGAGACCCTCCTTGAGGCCTTCCCCATTGTCGTTGGGCCGACGGGTGTGAGCGACTCAGTCAAGAAGGAAACAGTGCAAGCGATGAATATGATCAGAGCTGCGACATCAGGACTCTCAGCATATGGAATTCCCTTAGATTTGATGATGCTTAAAAAAGCCAGTGGCATCTGGTGCCCGAGCACATACTCAGATCCTGCCATTATTCCCAATGTATTCATGCGTCGGCTTCTACTGAAAACGCTCCGAGAGGTTCTGATCGACATGGCGGTGGAAGCGGCTACCGAAACTCCCGGGCGGGGACCTTTGCATgaggcgcggctctgccTGACAAAGCAGGTGAACGAGGCAAAAATGGTGTCGTTCAACACGCGAGCTGCACGTGGACGCATTAGCATCGACACGGTGTTTGTCAGCAGCAACGGTGCAGTTCATGTGCAGGCGCAGTTTCCTTCTGAGCCTGCCCCTGCGCTTTCCGTCGGTGCCGCTACCGCTGCTGACCAACGTCCACCACAGACCAGCACCGGGGCACTGAGAGACAGTAACGAAGACGTGGATGCGGCAGCGGATACTGCTTTGACGAGCGAGGTTACCTTCGCCATCGTGCTCGCTCAGATATGGTGCCCAAGCCGTCAGTTTGACGAGGTAGCGCAAGAGGTAGTGTCATATCATCAGTCAAAGCGCCAACTGTCAAACGAGTTTTTTGAGAAGTGTGCGGCAGTCCCCAATAGTATCCGTGATGTCATCGCCGAGGCTGCTTTGTGA